DNA sequence from the Synergistota bacterium genome:
GGAGATGACGAAGCGAGAATTAACCTCATCTTATTAAAAGAAGTATCACCCCGAGAAACAAGCAATAAAGAGAAAACCAATGAATCTTTCTCTGCACAAGAGTCCTAAGAAGGATCTCTATAGCAAGCAAGCTAAAGATAAAAGAGCTTAAAAAGCCAATGAGAAGGGGCTTCGAAAAAAACACAAATCTACCAGAGGTTAGAAATGCATCTTTAAGCTCAAGCAGAAAAGCCCCCCCTATGGTTGGAATAGCGAGAAGAAACGAGAATCTAATAGCACTATCCCTATCTAAACCAAGATAGGAACCAGCGAAAATAGTTATACCAGATCTGGATATCCCAGGTAGAACGCCTATTCCCTGCGCTATTCCTATAAAAACCCCATCTCTTAAACCCACGCTTCTTAAATCCCTTAAGCCTCCAAGATATCTCATCGAGAAGAGGAAAAAGGCAGTTATGAGGTACATTACACCTATCTCCCTCATCCCAAGAAGCTCAATCCTCTTTTCAAGAGTAATTCCTATTATGCCCGTGGGAATGAGAGCAAAAACTATCACCCACGAAAGCCTTCCATAGTATCCCCCCTCAAAGAAAAACCCCTTTAAGAGACTCAAAACGGTTCTTCTAAAAACGATAAAGAGCGCAAGCAGGCTCGCTGCATGAAGAGAAACGTTGAAAAAGAGAATATCTTCTCCTATCCCCCAAAGTTTTTCAAGAATAACGAGATGCCCAGAGCTACTTATAGGAAGAAACTCCGTTAATCCTTGCACTGCTCCAAGAATGAAACCTTCAAGTGCAGTCATCTTCCGGGTACTCTTATGAGCATCGGAATTATAACGGGGTATCTTCCCGTTCTCTCAAAGAAAAGAGACCTCAACGCCTCGACTACCTTTCCCTCAAGAGTTGAATCGCTCATACCTTGAAGTGTGCTAACAAGCTTGGAAACCCTATCCTTAGCCTCATCCATCAAGCCATCCCACTCCCTCTCATATATAAAGCCCTGTGATTCTATCCTCGGCTCACACAAGAGCCCCTCTTCCCCCATAACTATCGAGACGGCAACTATGCCATCCCGAGATAACCTCTTTCTTTCTCTCAAAACCTCATTCCCCACATCCCCAATGCCAAGACCATCTATGAGGATCGCTCCCGTTTGAATCCTACCTCTTATTTTTGCCCCCTCACTTGAAAGCTCAAGCACATCGCCATTTCTCAGGATAAATATATCATCTCTGGGA
Encoded proteins:
- a CDS encoding undecaprenyl-diphosphate phosphatase — translated: MTALEGFILGAVQGLTEFLPISSSGHLVILEKLWGIGEDILFFNVSLHAASLLALFIVFRRTVLSLLKGFFFEGGYYGRLSWVIVFALIPTGIIGITLEKRIELLGMREIGVMYLITAFFLFSMRYLGGLRDLRSVGLRDGVFIGIAQGIGVLPGISRSGITIFAGSYLGLDRDSAIRFSFLLAIPTIGGAFLLELKDAFLTSGRFVFFSKPLLIGFLSSFIFSLLAIEILLRTLVQRKIHWFSLYCLFLGVILLLIR